In one Deltaproteobacteria bacterium PRO3 genomic region, the following are encoded:
- a CDS encoding glutathione synthase produces the protein MRLGFVVNDIQTEEPGYTTTRLAMAALNRGHEIWVLGAGDFAYDPDENIHARARTVPKKKYKSSENFLRDLQGKQARQERITVDDLDVLMLRNDPSVDLVHRAWAQAAGITFGRVAMRHGVIVLNDPNGLSKALNKMYFQLYPEEVRPKTLITRDREEIKAFAKTHGGNIVLKPLQGSGGQGVFLVRSDDLSNINQMIEALTRDGYIIAQEYLPMAEEGDTRLFLMNGQPLKYKGKYAAFRRIRTGEDMRSNVHAGGKLRQAVITDTALNIAEIVRPRLVEDGMFLVGLDIVGDKLMEINVFSPGGLGSAQKFEGVNFTHAVIEALERKVEYMGYYRRLFDNREMATL, from the coding sequence ATGAGACTGGGATTCGTGGTCAACGACATTCAGACCGAGGAGCCCGGCTACACGACGACGCGCCTGGCGATGGCGGCCTTGAACCGCGGGCACGAGATCTGGGTGTTGGGCGCGGGCGATTTCGCCTACGACCCCGACGAGAACATCCACGCCCGGGCGCGGACGGTGCCGAAGAAGAAATACAAGTCCTCGGAGAATTTCTTGCGGGACCTGCAGGGCAAGCAGGCTAGGCAGGAACGCATCACCGTCGACGATCTGGATGTCCTGATGCTGCGCAACGACCCTTCGGTGGACTTGGTGCACCGCGCCTGGGCGCAGGCGGCGGGTATCACCTTCGGGCGGGTGGCCATGCGCCACGGGGTCATCGTGCTCAACGACCCGAACGGCCTGAGCAAGGCCCTCAACAAGATGTATTTCCAGCTCTACCCCGAGGAAGTCCGGCCCAAGACCCTGATCACCCGCGACCGCGAGGAGATCAAGGCCTTCGCCAAAACCCACGGAGGCAATATCGTGCTGAAGCCCTTGCAAGGGTCCGGGGGGCAGGGGGTGTTTTTAGTGAGGTCGGACGACTTGTCCAACATCAATCAAATGATCGAAGCCCTGACCCGGGATGGCTATATCATCGCCCAAGAATATCTTCCGATGGCGGAGGAGGGGGACACGCGGCTGTTTTTGATGAACGGCCAACCGCTGAAATACAAAGGGAAGTACGCCGCATTCCGCCGGATCCGCACCGGCGAGGACATGCGCAGCAACGTCCACGCCGGCGGCAAGCTTCGCCAGGCCGTGATCACCGATACCGCGCTCAATATCGCAGAGATCGTCCGTCCTCGCTTGGTCGAGGACGGGATGTTCCTGGTGGGACTGGACATCGTGGGAGACAAACTGATGGAGATCAACGTCTTCAGCCCCGGCGGCCTGGGCAGCGCGCAGAAGTTCGAGGGCGTCAACTTCACCCACGCCGTTATCGAGGCTCTGGAGCGGAAGGTGGAATACATGG
- a CDS encoding flavohemoglobin expression-modulating QEGLA motif protein, with protein MKSAHAPLTAEWFREVEARLAEGRPVRRSLPRGGRLHIDRHLPFLCVYRDPPGKTPGGTERLITGEASYLVASAAPELRRSLERLIELIVRVQEREFGAFLLLELWAGPPKGKAAVTQEELQPAFTIRARESRELSPTLHALEASLKEGARPRREAKVWFHPGEPEWPKGLAPLLSPKRAAALRCHLIGLEVRPIYLHPKTRESFPLVRRALQRLLGRAFKLAFFEFVKTRTTHQPPHFLALGRRSMVKAVWEVDRRLAEISSAYDFLLLVTPVNAQQAWLAFKRDKYAREPVFHYRPIPVDPPLLKRRLYDIPIERVEDPTLATLFREKQEEMDRDLTMLVDRGTSRFLYGSLQLYGGAGPGLLAVAHRLLKSFPPRSRESRPGWELDAKAFAERAREEFAYYRNKYPKFTARVEIRDDIASGLMVSRGHLLVGAHTKIPVSRVEALLNHEVGTHLVTYYNGRAQPFRQLYSGLAGYEELQEGLAVLAEYLVGGLSRPRLRLLAGRVVATKAMVDGADFLETFRLLTEDYGFERKGAFTVTLRIFRGGGLTKDAVYLRGVTAITRYLRDGGPLEPLFVGKIAANHVPIIQELQWRKVLKPPPLMPRYMERPESVRLLEQLRRGVDVLDLLKRRGL; from the coding sequence ATGAAGTCCGCGCACGCGCCGTTGACGGCCGAGTGGTTCCGTGAGGTGGAGGCCCGCCTCGCCGAGGGCCGGCCCGTGCGCCGCAGCCTCCCGCGCGGCGGCCGCCTACACATCGACCGGCACCTGCCTTTCCTGTGCGTCTACCGCGATCCGCCCGGTAAGACGCCCGGCGGCACCGAGCGGCTGATCACCGGCGAGGCCTCCTATTTGGTCGCCTCCGCGGCCCCGGAGCTGCGCCGCAGCCTCGAACGGTTGATCGAGCTGATCGTCCGCGTCCAGGAGCGGGAGTTCGGAGCCTTTCTATTGCTCGAGCTCTGGGCGGGGCCGCCGAAGGGCAAGGCCGCGGTGACCCAGGAGGAGCTGCAGCCGGCCTTCACGATCCGCGCCCGCGAGAGCCGCGAGCTCTCGCCGACGCTGCACGCGCTGGAGGCCTCGCTTAAGGAGGGCGCCCGGCCGCGCCGCGAGGCCAAGGTTTGGTTTCACCCGGGGGAGCCCGAGTGGCCGAAGGGCCTCGCGCCGCTGCTTTCGCCCAAGCGCGCCGCGGCTCTGCGCTGCCACCTCATCGGCCTCGAGGTGCGGCCGATCTACCTGCACCCCAAGACCCGCGAGAGCTTCCCGCTGGTGCGCCGCGCCCTGCAGCGGTTGCTGGGCCGCGCCTTCAAGCTGGCCTTCTTCGAGTTCGTCAAGACCCGTACCACGCACCAGCCGCCGCATTTTCTGGCCCTGGGCCGCCGCTCGATGGTGAAGGCGGTCTGGGAGGTCGACCGCCGACTGGCCGAGATCAGCTCGGCCTACGATTTCTTGTTGCTCGTCACGCCGGTCAACGCGCAGCAGGCCTGGCTGGCCTTCAAGCGCGACAAGTACGCGCGGGAGCCGGTCTTCCATTATCGCCCCATCCCGGTGGACCCGCCGCTGCTCAAGCGCCGCCTCTACGACATTCCCATCGAGCGCGTGGAAGACCCCACGCTGGCGACCCTGTTCCGCGAGAAGCAGGAGGAGATGGACCGCGACCTGACGATGCTGGTCGATCGCGGGACCTCGCGCTTCCTCTATGGCAGCCTCCAGCTCTACGGCGGCGCCGGACCGGGCCTGCTTGCCGTCGCGCATCGCCTGCTAAAGTCTTTTCCGCCGCGCAGCCGCGAGTCGCGCCCCGGTTGGGAGTTGGACGCCAAGGCCTTCGCCGAGCGGGCTCGCGAGGAATTCGCTTATTATCGAAATAAATATCCCAAGTTCACCGCGAGGGTGGAGATCCGCGACGATATCGCCTCAGGCCTCATGGTCTCCCGCGGCCATCTCTTGGTCGGCGCGCACACGAAGATTCCGGTTTCCCGCGTCGAGGCCCTGCTCAATCATGAGGTGGGGACGCACTTGGTCACCTATTATAATGGCCGCGCCCAGCCATTCCGCCAGCTCTATTCGGGCCTCGCCGGATACGAGGAGCTGCAGGAGGGCCTCGCCGTCCTCGCGGAATACTTGGTGGGCGGCTTGAGCCGCCCGCGCCTGCGCCTGCTGGCCGGCCGCGTGGTGGCGACGAAGGCGATGGTCGACGGCGCGGACTTTCTCGAGACCTTCCGCCTGCTCACGGAGGATTACGGCTTCGAGCGCAAGGGCGCCTTCACGGTCACGCTGCGCATCTTCCGCGGCGGCGGGTTGACCAAGGACGCGGTCTACCTGCGAGGGGTGACGGCGATCACGCGGTACCTGCGCGACGGGGGTCCCCTGGAGCCGCTCTTTGTGGGCAAGATCGCGGCCAATCACGTGCCGATCATCCAGGAGCTGCAGTGGCGCAAGGTCCTGAAGCCGCCGCCGCTGATGCCGCGCTACATGGAGCGGCCGGAGAGCGTGAGATTGCTCGAACAACTGCGTCGGGGCGTCGACGTCCTCGACCTGCTGAAAAGGAGAGGCCTATGA
- a CDS encoding N-formylglutamate amidohydrolase — protein MASAIHDGHELRPEVAERLALSAAERRREEDPFTVEWTAVAPHRILVSRSRFEVDLNRPRDRAVYLAPEDAWGLRVWKEPPSEKILRDSLREYDAFYAGVEERLRGLERRHGRFVLFDIHSYNHRRGHPAAPPEDTEKNPQVNVGTASADRARWGRLIERFVSDLSAADFLGTRLDVRENVKFFGGNFPRWVHKAFPETGCALALEFKKIFMDEWSGVPDPKKIEAIRAALAATAPGVLEELAKMGGTR, from the coding sequence GTGGCGAGCGCCATCCACGACGGCCACGAGTTGCGTCCGGAGGTGGCGGAGCGCCTCGCCTTGTCCGCGGCGGAACGCCGTCGCGAGGAGGATCCCTTCACGGTGGAGTGGACCGCCGTCGCGCCGCACCGCATTCTGGTATCGCGCTCGCGTTTCGAGGTGGACCTGAATCGCCCCCGAGACAGGGCCGTCTACCTCGCTCCGGAGGACGCCTGGGGCCTGCGGGTTTGGAAAGAGCCGCCGAGCGAAAAAATCTTGCGGGACTCGCTGCGCGAATACGACGCCTTTTACGCGGGCGTCGAAGAACGCCTGCGTGGGTTGGAGCGGCGGCACGGCCGTTTCGTCCTCTTCGACATCCATTCCTACAACCACCGTCGCGGCCACCCCGCGGCTCCGCCGGAAGACACGGAAAAAAATCCTCAGGTGAACGTCGGCACCGCCTCGGCCGACCGCGCGCGCTGGGGACGCCTGATCGAGCGCTTCGTCTCGGACTTAAGCGCGGCGGACTTTCTGGGGACGCGCCTCGATGTGCGTGAGAACGTCAAATTTTTCGGCGGGAATTTTCCACGCTGGGTCCACAAGGCCTTTCCCGAGACGGGCTGCGCCCTGGCGCTGGAGTTCAAAAAGATCTTCATGGACGAGTGGAGCGGGGTCCCGGACCCGAAGAAGATCGAGGCGATCCGCGCCGCCCTGGCCGCGACCGCGCCCGGCGTGCTGGAAGAGTTGGCGAAAATGGGAGGGACGCGATGA